A genomic window from Salvia hispanica cultivar TCC Black 2014 chromosome 5, UniMelb_Shisp_WGS_1.0, whole genome shotgun sequence includes:
- the LOC125190660 gene encoding probable WRKY transcription factor 69 isoform X1, with product MEGRFDDEQSEDSTLTPPPENAADSPISGDEEAYAPSPKKSRRGANKRVVVVPIGDGCRSKTEVYPPPDSWSWRKYGQKPIKGSPYPRAYYRCSSSKGCAARKQVERSRLDPTTLLITYSSNHTHPLPTTTKHHGPPPPAVAASSAAEPTITSSDEMCPAEDRFVELAGEFGWMSDAGPTVVDGAALVGPAWGANADVEFVGEEDQLLFGDLGDLPEYAMVFRRHRPCCAECT from the exons atggaGGGAAGATTTGATGATGAACAAAGTGAGGATTCCACCCTCACTCCTCCACCGGAGAATGCGGCGGATTCTCCAATTTCCGGCGATGAAGAAGCATATGCTCCATCTCCCAAAAAAAG TAGGAGGGGTGCTAATAAAAGAGTGGTGGTGGTGCCCATCGGCGACGGTTGCCGGAGTAAAACGGAGGTGTATCCGCCACCGGATTCATGGTCGTGGCGGAAGTACGGCCAAAAGCCTATAAAAGGATCGCCTTATCCCAG GGCATATTATAGATGTAGTAGCTCCAAAGGGTGCGCAGCCAGGAAACAAGTTGAGAGAAGCCGCCTTGACCCCACCACCCTCCTTATCACCTACTCCTCCAATCACACCCATCCTctccccaccaccaccaagCACCACGGCCCACCTCCGCCCGCCGTGGCAGCCTCCTCGGCCGCAGAGCCAACGATCACATCCTCGGACGAGATGTGTCCGGCCGAAGACAGATTTGTCGAGCTGGCCGGGGAGTTCGGCTGGATGAGTGACGCGGGGCCCACTGTCGTGGACGGGGCGGCCCTCGTGGGCCCCGCGTGGGGCGCCAATGCCGACGTGGAGTTCGTTGGAGAAGAGGACCAGCTCCTATTCGGTGACCTCGGGGACTTGCCCGAGTACGCAATGGTGTTCCGGAGGCACCGACCGTGTTGTGCCGAGTGCACatag
- the LOC125190660 gene encoding probable WRKY transcription factor 69 isoform X2 → MEGRFDDEQSEDSTLTPPPENAADSPISGDEEAYAPSPKKRRGANKRVVVVPIGDGCRSKTEVYPPPDSWSWRKYGQKPIKGSPYPRAYYRCSSSKGCAARKQVERSRLDPTTLLITYSSNHTHPLPTTTKHHGPPPPAVAASSAAEPTITSSDEMCPAEDRFVELAGEFGWMSDAGPTVVDGAALVGPAWGANADVEFVGEEDQLLFGDLGDLPEYAMVFRRHRPCCAECT, encoded by the exons atggaGGGAAGATTTGATGATGAACAAAGTGAGGATTCCACCCTCACTCCTCCACCGGAGAATGCGGCGGATTCTCCAATTTCCGGCGATGAAGAAGCATATGCTCCATCTCCCAAAAAAAG GAGGGGTGCTAATAAAAGAGTGGTGGTGGTGCCCATCGGCGACGGTTGCCGGAGTAAAACGGAGGTGTATCCGCCACCGGATTCATGGTCGTGGCGGAAGTACGGCCAAAAGCCTATAAAAGGATCGCCTTATCCCAG GGCATATTATAGATGTAGTAGCTCCAAAGGGTGCGCAGCCAGGAAACAAGTTGAGAGAAGCCGCCTTGACCCCACCACCCTCCTTATCACCTACTCCTCCAATCACACCCATCCTctccccaccaccaccaagCACCACGGCCCACCTCCGCCCGCCGTGGCAGCCTCCTCGGCCGCAGAGCCAACGATCACATCCTCGGACGAGATGTGTCCGGCCGAAGACAGATTTGTCGAGCTGGCCGGGGAGTTCGGCTGGATGAGTGACGCGGGGCCCACTGTCGTGGACGGGGCGGCCCTCGTGGGCCCCGCGTGGGGCGCCAATGCCGACGTGGAGTTCGTTGGAGAAGAGGACCAGCTCCTATTCGGTGACCTCGGGGACTTGCCCGAGTACGCAATGGTGTTCCGGAGGCACCGACCGTGTTGTGCCGAGTGCACatag